In Maridesulfovibrio sp., a single genomic region encodes these proteins:
- the pal gene encoding peptidoglycan-associated lipoprotein Pal yields MKARSIILCLVIVLLAGFFSGCSKKRVESSTASPAVEERMNEQQEKERQRLEEQARLEREKALQEQALAESAQAAEAAAAKKQFDDAVVELGNMIHFDFDSFEIKPEYRPLLQSKAEILKKYDKVTMVIEGYCDERGTEEYNLALGERRARAAYEFLILLGVAPERLSIVSYGEEDPVDPAHNETAWAKNRRAQFRLAY; encoded by the coding sequence ATGAAAGCTAGATCTATAATTTTGTGCTTGGTGATTGTGCTGCTGGCCGGATTTTTTTCCGGATGTTCCAAAAAGCGTGTTGAATCTTCTACCGCGAGCCCTGCGGTTGAGGAAAGAATGAATGAGCAACAGGAAAAGGAACGCCAGAGATTGGAAGAGCAGGCAAGGCTCGAAAGGGAAAAGGCTCTCCAGGAGCAGGCCCTTGCAGAGAGTGCTCAGGCTGCCGAGGCTGCTGCGGCCAAGAAGCAGTTTGACGATGCGGTTGTCGAGCTCGGCAATATGATTCATTTTGATTTCGATTCATTTGAAATCAAGCCTGAATACCGCCCCCTGTTGCAGTCCAAAGCCGAAATACTCAAGAAGTACGACAAGGTGACCATGGTCATCGAAGGTTACTGCGATGAACGCGGTACCGAAGAATACAACCTTGCTCTGGGAGAACGCCGCGCTCGTGCAGCATACGAGTTCCTCATTCTTCTCGGGGTCGCTCCGGAGCGTTTGAGCATAGTCAGTTACGGTGAGGAAGACCCGGTCGACCCCGCCCATAATGAAACTGCCTGGGCCAAGAACAGGCGTGCGCAGTTCCGTCTGGCCTACTAG
- a CDS encoding alcohol dehydrogenase catalytic domain-containing protein — protein sequence MKSVFFESGRISIVERDVPVPSGDEALLKVLVAGICNTDIELHRGYYGFAGVPGHEFVAEVVECSCRPDLVGKRVVADINCPVGAYSGDRRHVPGRTVIGIVNHDGAFAQYLKVPAENLCEVADGVADTVAVFAEPLAAGLEVSQQIHITGNMRIMVLGDGKLGLLTALGLKIYNPNVLLIGKHEDKLAIAAEQGVATHCIGSPDELPGLAGEMDKFDLVVEATGSENGINYALEFVRPEGTIVAKTTSHLPSSINLAKVVVDEISIVGSRCGDIGLALSVLEQGLIDVCGLIEAEYLFAEFEAAFEHSMRRGAKKVLVRMSGD from the coding sequence ATGAAATCGGTATTTTTCGAAAGTGGTCGTATAAGCATAGTGGAACGGGACGTTCCGGTTCCATCCGGCGATGAGGCTCTGCTGAAGGTTCTGGTAGCCGGAATATGCAATACGGATATCGAGTTGCACAGAGGTTATTACGGCTTTGCCGGAGTACCCGGGCATGAGTTTGTGGCTGAGGTGGTTGAATGCAGTTGCAGGCCCGATCTGGTAGGTAAAAGGGTTGTCGCTGACATCAATTGTCCCGTGGGTGCATATTCAGGTGACAGAAGGCATGTTCCCGGTCGTACCGTCATCGGCATAGTCAATCATGACGGAGCGTTTGCACAGTACCTGAAGGTTCCCGCAGAGAATCTCTGTGAGGTTGCTGATGGAGTAGCCGATACCGTGGCAGTCTTCGCTGAGCCGCTTGCTGCCGGGCTTGAGGTTTCGCAGCAGATTCACATTACCGGCAATATGCGGATAATGGTGCTTGGAGACGGCAAGCTCGGTCTGCTGACTGCTTTGGGACTCAAAATTTATAACCCCAATGTTCTGCTGATCGGCAAACATGAGGATAAGCTTGCCATAGCCGCAGAGCAGGGCGTTGCCACACATTGCATCGGAAGTCCTGACGAGCTTCCCGGACTGGCCGGTGAAATGGATAAATTCGATCTGGTTGTCGAAGCAACCGGCAGCGAGAACGGAATAAACTACGCTCTGGAATTCGTGAGACCGGAAGGAACGATAGTGGCAAAAACAACCTCGCACCTGCCCAGTTCAATTAACCTTGCAAAGGTCGTGGTGGACGAAATTTCCATTGTCGGCTCAAGGTGCGGAGATATCGGACTTGCCTTGTCCGTACTTGAGCAGGGACTGATTGACGTGTGCGGGTTGATTGAGGCCGAGTATCTTTTTGCAGAATTCGAAGCCGCTTTTGAACACTCTATGCGCAGGGGAGCCAAAAAGGTCCTTGTCCGTATGTCCGGGGACTGA
- a CDS encoding ATP-binding cassette domain-containing protein, protein MKNKLSELKIRELLDRFPWVEDFFSAHSIDHSAWLENSFAELCSSLSDEFYADTGSSPAGFSEDFFLFIQEMSALGDNGANRIRSITILPGYDKAGEPETGEVILRQGMVTAIVGPTGSGKSRLLEDIECLAQADTPTKRKILVDERVPSYETRFSNDGRLIAQLSQNMNFVMDLSVQDFLMMHAESRMVENIGLLVENIFKKANELAGEPFSKTTPITQLSGGQSRALMIADTALLSQAPIILIDEIENAGVDKKKALELLVDNNKIVLIATHDPFLALSADQRIIIRNGGIEKTISTTSEEKSRLVELKKLDDTLMQLRTRLRRGELICGWD, encoded by the coding sequence ATGAAAAATAAGTTGTCAGAACTGAAAATCAGGGAACTTCTGGATCGTTTTCCCTGGGTCGAAGATTTCTTTTCCGCCCACTCCATTGACCATTCAGCATGGCTGGAAAACTCCTTTGCCGAGCTTTGCAGTTCGCTGAGCGATGAATTTTACGCTGATACAGGATCTTCCCCGGCCGGTTTTTCGGAAGACTTTTTCCTGTTCATACAGGAAATGAGCGCACTTGGGGATAACGGGGCCAACCGGATAAGATCCATTACAATTCTTCCGGGTTACGATAAAGCAGGTGAACCGGAAACCGGTGAAGTTATACTCAGGCAGGGAATGGTCACAGCCATTGTCGGCCCTACCGGTTCCGGCAAAAGCAGACTTCTGGAGGACATAGAATGTCTGGCCCAGGCGGATACTCCGACCAAACGGAAAATCCTCGTGGACGAGAGGGTGCCGTCTTACGAGACACGCTTTTCCAACGATGGAAGGCTGATAGCTCAGCTATCCCAAAACATGAATTTCGTTATGGATCTCTCTGTTCAGGATTTTCTCATGATGCACGCAGAAAGCAGAATGGTGGAGAACATAGGGCTTCTTGTTGAAAATATTTTCAAAAAAGCCAACGAGCTTGCAGGAGAACCTTTTTCAAAGACAACTCCCATCACCCAGCTTTCTGGCGGACAGAGCAGAGCCCTGATGATTGCCGACACAGCCCTGCTGAGTCAGGCCCCGATCATCCTCATTGACGAGATAGAAAATGCAGGCGTGGACAAGAAAAAAGCCCTTGAACTGCTCGTGGATAACAACAAGATAGTGCTGATAGCTACGCACGATCCTTTTCTGGCCCTCAGCGCGGATCAAAGAATCATTATCCGCAACGGGGGAATTGAAAAAACTATTTCAACCACAAGCGAAGAAAAATCCAGACTGGTTGAACTCAAAAAGCTTGATGACACCCTGATGCAGCTCCGCACCCGCCTGCGCAGGGGCGAACTTATTTGCGGGTGGGATTAG
- a CDS encoding GTP-binding protein, translating into MRFVTVSGPPSSGKTSVIARTIEELQRDQQKCGVVKFDCLSAQDQFVYHAKGIPVKTGLSGNLCPDHFYVSNIKAAFEWAQKGQFDYLVTESAGLCNRCSPHIKNVLAICVIDNLSGVNTPKKIGPMLKSADIVVITKGDIVSQAERDVFAFRVRQVNPRAKIIQFNGVTGQGSFFLKKAFEKTEQLQSLSGATLRFTMPGALCSYCLGERIIGEDKQIGISKLMDFNG; encoded by the coding sequence ATGAGGTTTGTAACGGTTTCCGGTCCTCCTTCATCGGGCAAGACCAGCGTTATCGCAAGGACCATCGAAGAACTGCAACGGGACCAGCAGAAATGCGGGGTTGTAAAGTTCGACTGCCTTTCGGCGCAGGATCAGTTCGTCTACCACGCAAAAGGAATTCCCGTTAAAACAGGGCTGTCCGGAAACCTGTGTCCCGATCATTTTTATGTGAGCAACATAAAGGCCGCCTTCGAATGGGCGCAAAAGGGGCAGTTTGATTATCTTGTCACCGAAAGTGCAGGACTTTGCAACCGCTGTTCCCCGCACATAAAAAACGTCCTTGCGATTTGCGTCATCGACAACCTGAGCGGAGTCAATACACCCAAAAAAATCGGCCCGATGCTTAAGTCTGCGGATATTGTCGTGATCACCAAAGGAGACATCGTATCCCAGGCCGAACGTGATGTTTTCGCGTTCAGGGTCCGGCAGGTTAATCCCCGCGCAAAGATCATCCAATTCAACGGGGTAACGGGGCAAGGCAGTTTCTTTCTGAAAAAAGCCTTTGAAAAGACGGAACAGCTGCAATCCTTAAGCGGCGCAACCCTGCGTTTTACCATGCCCGGAGCGCTCTGCTCCTATTGCCTTGGCGAGCGGATTATCGGCGAAGACAAACAGATCGGAATTTCAAAACTCATGGATTTTAACGGATAA
- a CDS encoding ABC transporter substrate-binding protein yields MESPSSIINENMSIHEILTAHPHLISLFREYGLGKFEQQEILEKLGPLLKLKTPLTMLGINREMFIDALNESIEKEGRSSDFTLAENPERQKDLTLLALLPCGLKMPFSRAFDAFSLEYNEKHGNSLKYLLEGNVNHELSYYQYIDSVESFDELPDVIISSDINSFYHAPFREHFLVKEGFVDLLPEKINADFENIDFDDTDRQFTMLSANLLVLVSIDEQLAGKPTIESWKDIMRPEFKNDVVMRGQAEFFCNGVLLPFYSMFGNEGVAELARSVRTGVHPSEMVKMIDSGKPDVASLYIMPYFFAQKVKNKERISIRIPKEGAIVSPVQMLVKKTAQEKVSEVTDFLCSTEFGQLCADAYFPSVNPEVKNVTSHIKDLYWLGWEFLKKNDVGRLKKDIEKIFMKVFRETGGFV; encoded by the coding sequence ATGGAATCACCATCCTCGATAATAAATGAGAACATGAGTATTCATGAAATACTGACCGCCCACCCCCACCTTATTTCTCTGTTCAGGGAGTATGGGCTGGGAAAATTCGAACAACAGGAGATACTGGAAAAACTCGGACCGCTCCTGAAACTGAAAACACCCCTGACCATGCTGGGAATCAACCGGGAAATGTTCATTGATGCTCTTAATGAGAGCATAGAAAAAGAAGGCAGAAGCAGCGATTTCACACTGGCAGAAAACCCGGAACGTCAGAAAGACCTGACACTGTTGGCCCTGCTGCCCTGCGGCCTGAAAATGCCTTTTTCACGGGCATTCGATGCCTTCAGTCTGGAGTATAATGAGAAACACGGCAATTCCCTTAAATATCTGCTGGAAGGGAACGTTAACCACGAACTTTCATACTATCAGTATATCGACTCGGTAGAATCCTTCGATGAACTGCCGGATGTAATTATCAGTTCGGATATAAACAGCTTTTACCATGCTCCATTCCGGGAGCACTTTCTGGTAAAGGAAGGATTTGTCGATCTTCTTCCTGAAAAAATCAACGCGGACTTCGAGAATATCGATTTTGACGATACAGACCGCCAATTCACCATGCTTTCGGCAAACCTTCTCGTGCTGGTTTCAATAGACGAACAGCTTGCAGGAAAACCAACCATTGAATCGTGGAAGGACATCATGCGTCCGGAATTCAAAAATGACGTTGTCATGCGGGGACAGGCCGAATTTTTCTGCAACGGGGTTCTGCTGCCGTTTTACTCCATGTTCGGAAACGAGGGTGTTGCCGAGCTGGCCCGTTCGGTCAGAACCGGAGTCCACCCTTCCGAAATGGTGAAAATGATCGACAGCGGAAAGCCAGATGTCGCGTCACTGTATATAATGCCCTACTTCTTTGCGCAGAAGGTCAAGAACAAGGAACGCATTTCCATCCGCATCCCCAAGGAAGGCGCAATAGTCAGCCCGGTACAGATGCTGGTCAAAAAAACTGCGCAGGAAAAGGTCAGTGAAGTCACGGATTTTCTGTGCAGCACCGAATTCGGTCAGTTGTGCGCGGACGCATATTTCCCCTCGGTAAATCCTGAAGTGAAAAATGTCACTTCCCACATAAAAGATCTGTACTGGCTCGGATGGGAATTTCTGAAAAAAAATGATGTCGGCAGGTTGAAAAAGGATATTGAAAAGATCTTCATGAAGGTTTTCCGGGAAACCGGGGGATTCGTATGA
- a CDS encoding sigma 54-interacting transcriptional regulator: MQLELLQQILNCVSYAIVVVDKDCTVISMNNVALEFLKRRDRATSIGIEVKEILPIATPFIRKGLVSAEFRRGEGRIVKKGRELFFEITPLMVKGELEGAVVSLQKPSRYEELAVELSSFQEMAITLQAIFDSSSDGIWVTSGDGVVTQINRASEQLNGVKASRIVGKSISEVVVTGMVDVSVSLEVLEKKHQVSMIQNIAKTGRQLLCTGTPVFDASGSLSMVVVNERDVTELLDLREHLKTAREITEKARKEITNLNMLELEQGAFIAESKSINRLLVSALKLAQLEVSGILLLGESGTGKSMLAKLLHQRSPRSSGPFLAINCAAVPEQLFEAELFGYEKGAFTGARETGKAGLLALADGGTFFLDEVGEMSPSIQAKLLKCIDEKEFTPLGGSTPKKINCVIIAATNKNLEDLVRKRQFRKDLYYRLNVFTLTIPPLRERAEDIFALATSFLNKYNERYDTFKTLSPKSLRILQNYSFPGNIRELDSLIKKGVAVAEGELLDSYLEQSLLGVEESEAVFTKGMSLNEALDKVEKEMLVEARKACLTTRDMAEYLKISQPSVVRKLKKHGLGSSS, translated from the coding sequence ATGCAGCTTGAGTTGCTCCAGCAGATTCTTAATTGTGTCAGCTATGCTATTGTAGTGGTCGATAAGGACTGTACTGTAATAAGCATGAACAATGTTGCGCTTGAATTCCTGAAACGCCGGGACCGTGCAACAAGTATAGGTATTGAGGTAAAGGAGATACTGCCTATCGCGACACCGTTTATACGTAAAGGGCTTGTCTCCGCTGAATTCCGCAGGGGAGAGGGCAGGATCGTCAAGAAGGGGCGGGAACTCTTTTTCGAGATAACTCCGCTGATGGTCAAGGGCGAGCTTGAGGGTGCGGTGGTCAGTCTGCAGAAGCCTTCCAGATATGAGGAGCTGGCGGTCGAGCTGAGTTCCTTTCAGGAAATGGCCATTACGCTGCAGGCTATTTTCGACTCTTCCAGCGACGGTATCTGGGTTACAAGCGGCGATGGCGTTGTTACGCAGATAAACAGGGCTTCCGAGCAGTTGAACGGGGTAAAGGCCTCCCGGATTGTCGGAAAGAGTATCAGTGAGGTGGTCGTTACCGGCATGGTTGACGTTTCCGTTTCTCTGGAAGTTTTGGAGAAAAAGCATCAGGTCAGCATGATCCAGAATATTGCCAAGACTGGACGACAGCTGCTTTGTACCGGAACTCCGGTTTTCGATGCCAGCGGCAGTCTTTCCATGGTCGTGGTCAATGAAAGAGACGTTACCGAACTGCTTGATCTGCGTGAGCACCTGAAGACTGCACGGGAAATTACCGAGAAGGCCCGAAAGGAAATAACGAACCTGAACATGCTGGAGTTGGAACAGGGGGCCTTTATTGCCGAGAGCAAATCCATCAACCGGCTGCTGGTCAGCGCTTTGAAACTGGCTCAGCTGGAGGTTTCAGGCATACTTCTTCTGGGCGAGTCCGGTACCGGTAAATCAATGCTGGCAAAGCTGCTTCACCAGCGCAGTCCCCGGTCTTCCGGACCGTTTCTGGCTATCAACTGCGCTGCCGTGCCGGAGCAGCTTTTCGAGGCAGAACTGTTCGGCTATGAGAAAGGGGCTTTTACAGGAGCACGGGAAACCGGCAAGGCCGGTCTGCTGGCTCTGGCTGACGGCGGAACTTTTTTTCTTGATGAAGTCGGCGAGATGTCTCCTTCCATCCAGGCCAAGCTTCTGAAGTGTATCGACGAGAAGGAATTCACCCCTCTGGGCGGTTCAACTCCCAAAAAGATCAACTGCGTGATAATCGCCGCTACCAATAAGAATCTGGAGGATCTGGTCCGAAAACGCCAGTTCCGCAAGGACCTGTATTATCGCCTCAATGTCTTCACGCTTACCATTCCTCCGCTGCGCGAAAGGGCGGAAGATATTTTTGCTTTGGCCACATCTTTTCTGAATAAATACAATGAGCGTTACGATACATTCAAAACACTTTCTCCCAAGAGTTTGAGAATACTGCAGAATTACTCCTTTCCCGGTAATATCAGGGAGCTGGACAGCCTGATAAAGAAGGGGGTTGCAGTTGCCGAGGGTGAACTGCTGGACAGTTATCTTGAGCAGAGTCTTCTGGGCGTGGAGGAAAGCGAGGCCGTGTTTACCAAGGGTATGTCCTTGAACGAGGCTTTGGATAAAGTTGAGAAGGAAATGCTTGTGGAAGCCCGTAAAGCCTGCCTCACGACACGGGATATGGCTGAGTATCTCAAAATAAGTCAGCCTTCAGTCGTACGCAAACTCAAAAAACATGGCTTGGGTAGTTCTTCCTGA
- the gabT gene encoding 4-aminobutyrate--2-oxoglutarate transaminase has translation MSKSDKLLERRNKAVALGVGNLGPVFAECASNSTITDVDGQEYIDFVGGIGVNNVGHCNEKVVAAIKEQAEKLVHSCFHIAMYEPYIALAEKLIEIAPGDFEKKAVLLNSGAEAVENAVKIARLASGKSGIVVYEGGFHGRTLLTMSMTSKVKPYKFRFGPYAPEIYRIPYPYCYRCPYGKEYPSCDIFCAEQFKNWFIGNAAPENIAALVAEPIAGEGGFLTPPPEYFPRMKEICAENGIYFVADEIQSGGGRTGKMCAIEHWGVEPDLMTMAKSIGGGMPISAVVGRKEIMDAVHPGGLGGTYGGNPVSCAAALAALESLEDGILEQGAALGEKLKETFLLWKEKYSIIGEVRGLGAMIAIEIVSDKESKKPAADITKKIVGDVLKKNLLLLACGNYGNVLRVLVPLTIDDETLEKGVAILEEAIASYC, from the coding sequence ATGAGTAAATCAGACAAACTGCTTGAAAGAAGAAACAAGGCAGTGGCTCTGGGGGTAGGTAACCTGGGACCGGTATTTGCAGAATGCGCCTCAAACTCTACTATTACTGACGTTGACGGTCAGGAATACATAGACTTTGTCGGCGGAATCGGCGTTAACAACGTCGGGCACTGTAATGAAAAGGTTGTCGCGGCTATCAAGGAACAGGCTGAAAAGCTTGTGCATTCCTGTTTTCATATTGCCATGTACGAACCTTACATCGCGCTGGCCGAAAAGTTGATTGAGATCGCGCCCGGTGATTTCGAGAAAAAGGCTGTCTTGCTTAACAGCGGGGCGGAAGCCGTTGAAAACGCAGTCAAGATCGCGCGTCTGGCCAGCGGAAAAAGCGGGATCGTTGTTTATGAGGGCGGGTTCCACGGACGTACCCTGCTGACCATGAGCATGACCAGCAAGGTCAAGCCCTACAAGTTCCGGTTCGGTCCTTATGCTCCCGAAATTTACAGAATTCCTTATCCTTATTGCTATCGCTGTCCTTACGGCAAGGAATATCCTTCCTGCGACATTTTTTGCGCCGAGCAGTTCAAGAACTGGTTCATCGGCAATGCCGCCCCGGAAAATATCGCCGCGCTTGTTGCGGAACCCATAGCCGGGGAAGGCGGATTCCTCACTCCTCCGCCGGAGTACTTCCCCAGGATGAAGGAAATCTGCGCCGAGAACGGTATCTATTTTGTCGCCGATGAAATTCAGTCCGGAGGCGGGCGTACCGGAAAGATGTGCGCTATCGAGCACTGGGGCGTTGAGCCCGATCTCATGACCATGGCCAAAAGTATCGGCGGCGGAATGCCTATCTCCGCTGTTGTGGGTCGGAAAGAGATCATGGACGCCGTCCATCCCGGAGGACTGGGCGGAACCTACGGCGGGAACCCTGTTTCCTGCGCCGCAGCCCTTGCCGCTCTGGAATCACTCGAAGACGGAATTCTGGAACAGGGAGCCGCTCTGGGCGAAAAGCTCAAGGAAACCTTCCTGCTCTGGAAAGAAAAGTATTCCATTATCGGTGAAGTACGCGGACTGGGTGCGATGATTGCCATCGAGATCGTTTCCGACAAGGAAAGCAAAAAGCCGGCTGCGGACATCACCAAGAAGATTGTCGGTGATGTTCTGAAGAAGAACCTTCTGCTGCTCGCCTGCGGTAACTACGGAAACGTGCTCAGAGTGCTTGTTCCGCTGACCATAGATGACGAGACCCTTGAAAAAGGTGTGGCGATTCTTGAAGAGGCCATTGCTTCGTATTGTTAG
- a CDS encoding ABC transporter substrate-binding protein — protein MFCALVLGFSSFALAADTVKVGNILPLSGPSAAVGQQGKQAREMAVEEINAAGGIKSLGGAKLEMLYADSKSDPNVGVTEAERFINTEKVNVLTGCWNSGVTYPASAVAERYGIPFIVPVSVRDTITERGFKNVFRIAAKDSWWARDQFAFLKDMSKEFNTELKTVAMVYENGDWGTGLAAQWKKLIEKDGYKVVLDEPYPSSATDLTPVINKIRRARPDVLLLVSNAADAILLTNTMANYRVRPKVILGTGGGHADPTFLSGTGDNARYIFDIVEWETDVNKPGVKETNEKYKAKYGNNLTGEAVDAYVSVYVLADALERAGSTDPAKLREALAATDLKTGPAAIVSYDAIEFDETGQNKHASPVIVQVNDIGKGLERITIWPKSARRSGYTPVFPIPKK, from the coding sequence ATGTTCTGTGCACTGGTCTTGGGTTTCAGTTCTTTCGCCCTTGCGGCGGACACCGTCAAGGTTGGTAACATTCTTCCGCTTTCGGGCCCTTCCGCAGCGGTGGGCCAGCAGGGTAAACAGGCAAGGGAAATGGCCGTTGAGGAAATCAACGCTGCCGGGGGTATCAAATCTCTGGGCGGGGCAAAGCTTGAAATGCTTTATGCCGACTCCAAGAGCGACCCCAACGTAGGTGTTACCGAAGCCGAGCGCTTCATCAACACTGAAAAGGTCAACGTGCTTACAGGCTGCTGGAACTCCGGCGTTACCTATCCTGCAAGCGCCGTTGCCGAGCGTTACGGCATTCCTTTCATTGTTCCGGTTTCTGTAAGGGACACCATCACCGAACGCGGCTTTAAGAATGTGTTCCGCATCGCTGCCAAGGATTCCTGGTGGGCTCGTGACCAGTTTGCATTCCTCAAGGATATGTCCAAGGAATTCAATACCGAACTCAAGACAGTGGCCATGGTCTATGAAAACGGCGACTGGGGCACCGGCCTTGCTGCACAGTGGAAAAAACTTATTGAAAAAGACGGATACAAGGTCGTTCTTGACGAACCGTATCCCTCCAGCGCCACCGATCTGACTCCGGTTATCAACAAGATCCGCCGTGCCAGACCCGATGTGCTCCTGCTCGTTTCAAACGCTGCCGACGCAATTCTTCTGACCAACACCATGGCCAACTACCGTGTACGTCCCAAAGTTATCCTCGGAACCGGCGGCGGCCATGCCGACCCGACCTTCCTGAGCGGAACCGGTGACAACGCCCGTTACATCTTCGATATCGTTGAGTGGGAAACCGACGTCAACAAGCCCGGAGTCAAGGAAACCAACGAAAAATACAAAGCCAAGTACGGCAACAACCTTACCGGTGAAGCCGTTGATGCTTACGTATCCGTATATGTTCTGGCTGACGCTCTTGAAAGGGCCGGTTCCACCGATCCTGCCAAGCTTCGCGAGGCTCTGGCCGCAACCGACCTGAAAACAGGTCCTGCCGCCATTGTTTCCTACGATGCCATCGAGTTCGATGAGACCGGGCAGAACAAGCACGCTTCTCCTGTAATCGTACAGGTCAACGACATAGGCAAGGGACTTGAGCGCATCACCATCTGGCCCAAGTCCGCACGCCGTTCCGGCTATACCCCCGTCTTCCCCATTCCCAAAAAGTAG
- a CDS encoding branched-chain amino acid ABC transporter permease — protein MDFVFILQDIISGILMGSIYGLIALGLTLVFGVLKVINFAHGSFLMVGMYVSYWAVALTGLHPYLALCIVVPVMFFFGYYLQNFLIKPIFVAEKDVREPTTVIIVTTGVWYMLDNLTLLLFGPDYRALAPNPLKGQMLEFGEIFISVPKLCGFLISIGTAVALYIFLQKTRTGRAIRATSLDRDAASLMGINQWKIFNVAFGIGTAIAGISGVVLTPFYNVYPTVGVPFDVKSFVIVVLGGLGSIPGAIIGGIIIGLIESIGPMFMTSTWTEAIVYMLFLLVLFVKPSGLFGQKYDW, from the coding sequence ATGGATTTTGTATTTATCTTACAGGACATTATCAGCGGAATCCTCATGGGCTCCATCTACGGTCTGATCGCTCTGGGGCTGACCCTTGTCTTCGGTGTGCTCAAGGTTATCAACTTCGCTCACGGATCATTCCTGATGGTGGGCATGTATGTATCCTACTGGGCCGTAGCCCTGACCGGGCTGCACCCCTATCTGGCCCTGTGCATAGTTGTTCCTGTCATGTTCTTTTTCGGCTATTACCTGCAGAATTTCCTGATCAAGCCCATCTTTGTGGCCGAGAAGGATGTTCGCGAACCTACCACAGTCATCATCGTGACCACCGGGGTCTGGTACATGCTTGATAACCTGACCCTACTCCTCTTCGGTCCCGACTACAGAGCACTGGCCCCCAACCCCCTGAAAGGGCAGATGCTGGAATTCGGGGAGATATTCATCTCCGTGCCCAAACTGTGCGGATTCCTTATTTCAATCGGAACCGCCGTTGCTCTCTACATTTTTCTGCAGAAGACCCGTACAGGACGTGCCATCAGGGCAACCAGCCTTGATCGTGACGCGGCCTCGCTCATGGGCATCAACCAGTGGAAGATTTTCAATGTGGCTTTCGGTATAGGCACCGCCATTGCCGGGATTTCCGGAGTCGTGCTCACCCCGTTCTACAATGTTTATCCCACTGTAGGCGTGCCGTTCGATGTCAAATCCTTTGTCATTGTGGTTCTCGGCGGGCTGGGGTCCATTCCCGGCGCCATCATCGGCGGCATCATCATCGGACTCATTGAATCCATCGGCCCCATGTTCATGACCTCCACCTGGACCGAAGCGATTGTCTACATGCTCTTTCTGCTGGTGCTCTTTGTTAAACCGTCCGGCCTGTTCGGTCAGAAATACGATTGGTAG